A part of Gossypium hirsutum isolate 1008001.06 chromosome A07, Gossypium_hirsutum_v2.1, whole genome shotgun sequence genomic DNA contains:
- the LOC107953739 gene encoding WRKY transcription factor WRKY76: MDVPSSVKDKAEGVEAELEQLQKENAALRLMLQVMRNKYKMLSEAYFRESNSQVPTICRGLTRFDLCEDQHSHKNILIPQLQLAANSSQVFVETDPRDESHIVKDGFQWRKYGQKVTKHNPFPRAYFRCSMAPGCPVKKKVQRCMEDKNFLMVTYEGQHNHEVNPSIGQSLSFPSSSATTSISGFPNSVLDNPLRSAIDLDLNLSSENSSSNGNGNDDNYNNKRSMEDHIAVGT; the protein is encoded by the exons ATGGATGTTCCCAGCTCCGTTAAAGATAAG GCGGAAGGTGTTGAGGCGGAGCTGGAACAGTTGCAGAAAGAGAACGCAGCTCTTAGGTTAATGCTTCAAGTAATGAGAAACAAATACAAAATGCTTAGTGAAGCCTATTTCAGGGAATCAAACTCTCAGGTACCAACAATCTGCCGAGGCTTAACGCGATTTGATTTGTGCGAAGATCAGCACTCCCACAAAAATATCCTAATACCTCAACTTCAGTTAGCAGCAAATTCCTCACAAGTTTTTGTGGAAACTGACCCTAGGGACGAAAGCCAT ATAGTTAAAGATGGATTTCAATGGAGGAAATATGGCCAGAAAGTTACTAAACATAATCCTTTTCCCCGAGCTTATTTTAGGTGTTCAATGGCTCCCGGATGCCCTGTCAAAAAGAag GTTCAGCGATGCATGGAAGACAAGAATTTCTTGATGGTAACATACGAAGGACAACACAACCATGAAGTTAATCCTTCAATAGGACAATCTTTGTCTTTCCCCAGCAGCTCCGCCACGACATCCATCTCCGGTTTTCCCAATTCAGTTCTTGATAACCCGTTACGATCCGCCATCGATCTTGATCTCAATCTTTCAAGCGAAAACAGCAGCAGCAACGGCAACGGCAACGATGACAATTATAACAACAAGAGATCAATGGAAGACCATATTGCtgttggcacataa
- the LOC121231997 gene encoding DNA-directed RNA polymerase D subunit 2b has translation MGASPDGKGNVGMGSTSGEKFANGTDLNMDIDEDDDVFDELVSVQELGEEFLRNFCRKAAVSFFNQYGLISHQINSYNDFIKYGLQNTFDSFGEFVIHSGYDPSKKGEGDWRHARVKFGKVTVERPTFWAVTGGNELNMLPRHARLQNMTYSSRMKVTVELQVYTAKSVKSDKFKTGREEIVEEEIVHQDNREIIIGRIPVMVKSELCWMNEVEKSDCDFDHGGYFLIKGAEKIFIAQEQISLKRLWISNIQGWTVAYRSEVKRNRLIIRLVENSKVEYIKGGEKILTVFFLSIEIPVWILFFALGVRSDKEVVSLIDYGSSDSSISNILFASIRDADWKCRNFREESAALNHLDRLRKETRFPPEESVEECLGKYLFPSLKGFKQKARFLGYMVKCLLQAFTGHRKCDNRDDFRNKRLELAGELLEREMKVHIAHARRRMAKTLQRDLYADRTVRPIEHYLDASIVTNGLSRAFSTGAWSHPYKKMERISGVVANLGRANPLQTMVDLRKTRQQVQYTGKVGDARYPHPSHWGKVCFLSTPDGENCGLVKNLATTALVSTNIVKSVVESIVDTLFDSGMEKVVNDTSSSLDGKDKVFLNGEWVGVCEDSLFFAAELRRKRRRRELPYQVEIKRDEHKGEVRIFTDAGRILRPLLVVENLFKLKAFKGKENYAFQPLLDKGIVELIGAEEEEDCRTAWGIRYLLTEVEGKQPVKYTHCELDMSFLLGLSCGIIPFANHDHARRVLYQAQKHSQQAIGFSTTNPNIRVDTLSHQMYYPQRPLFHTMTADCLGKSGFPLGQNRLDPKPELYNGQNAIVAVNVHLGYNQEDSLVMNRASIERGMFRTEHVRSYKAEVDNKEIQEKRRKAEDIVNFGKTESKIGRVDSLDDDGFPYIGASLQSGDIVIGRFAESGADHGVKLKHTERGMVQKVVLSSNDDGKNFAVVSLRQVRSPCLGDKFSSMHGQKGVLGFLESHENFPFTTQGIVPDIVINPHAFPSRQTPGQLLEAALGKGIACGGSKKHATPFSTLSIDAITEQLHRVGFSRWGNERVYNGRTGEMVRSLIFMGPTFYQRLVHMAEDKVKFRNTGPVHPLTRQPVADRKRYGGIKFGEMERDCLIAHGASANLHERLFTLSDCSQMHVCQNCKNVANVIERTVAAGRKIRGPYCRVCQSGDEIVKVSVPYGAKLLCQELFSMGISLKFETQLC, from the exons ATGGGGGCTTCGCCAGATGGTAAGGGAAACGTGGGAATGGGCAGTACTAGTGGTGAAAAGTTTGCAAATGGAACTGATTTGAATATGGATatagatgaagatgatgatgtttTTGATGAGTTGGTCAGTGTGCAAGAGCTGGGAGAAGAGTTTTTGAGGAATTTCTGTAGGAAAGCTGCCGTGTCTTTCTTCAATCAGTATGGTCTAATAAGTCATCAAATAAACTCTTACAATGATTTCATAAAATACGGTCTCCAGAACACCTTCGACTCCTTTGGGGAGTTTGTTATTCATTCTGGTTATGATCCATCGAAGAAGGGAGAAGGTGACTGGCGTCATGCCAGAGTGAAGTTTGGGAAAGTCACCGTTGAGAGGCCAACCTTTTGGGCTGTCACCGGAGGCAATGAGCTCAACATGCTTCCTAGACATGCCCGCCTTCAGAACATGACTTACTCATCCAGGATGAAGGTTACTGTTGAGCTTCAG GTATATACAGCAAAAAGTGTAAAGAGTGACAAGTTTAAAACTGGAAGAGAAGAAATTGTTGAAGAGGAGATCGTGCATCAAGATAACAGGGAGATTATAATTGGAAGGATCCCTGTGATGGTTAAGTCTGAGCTGTGCTGGATGAATGAGGTTGAAAAGTCTGATTGTGATTTTGACCACGGAGGTTATTTTCTCATCAAGGGTGCAGAGAAG ATATTCATTGCACAAGAGCAAATCTCTCTGAAGAGGCTCTGGATTTCAAACATACAGGGCTGGACTGTTGCCTACAGGTCGGAGGTGAAGAGAAATAGGCTAATTATCAGACTAGTGGAGAATTCCAAAGTAGAATATATCAAAGGGGGGGAGAAAATCCTGACTGTTTTCTTCTTGTCGATTGAGATCCCCGTTTGGATTTTGTTTTTTGCCCTTGGTGTACGATCAGACAAGGAAGTTGTAAGTCTGATTGATTATGGAAGCAGTGATTCAAGTATATCAAACATACTGTTCGCCTCAATTCGTGATGCTGATTGGAAATGCCGCAATTTTCGTGAAGAAAGTGCTGCTCTCAACCATTTGGATAGGTTACGCAAAGAAACTAGATTTCCCCCTGAAGAAAGTGTTGAAGAGTGCCTTGGAAAGTATCTGTTTCCCTCTCTCAAAGGATTCAAGCAGAAGGCTCGGTTCTTGGGGTACATGGTCAAGTGTCTTTTGCAAGCATTCACTGGTCATCGAAAATGTGACAATAGAGATGATTTTAGGAACAAGAGGTTGGAGTTGGCGGGTGAGCTGCTTGAgcgtgagatgaaagttcatatTGCCCATGCAAGGAGACGCATGGCAAAGACTCTGCAGAGGGATCTTTATGCGGATCGTACTGTTCGTCCAATTGAGCATTATCTCGATGCTTCCATAGTTACAAATGGGCTCTCTAGAGCATTTTCTACTGGAGCTTGGTCGCATCCTTACAAAAAGATGGAAAGGATATCAGGTGTAGTGGCAAATCTCGGACGAGCAAATCCATTGCAGACAATGGTTGATTTGAGAAAGACACGACAGCAGGTTCAGTACACTGGAAAGGTTGGAGATGCGAGATACCC ACATCCTTCTCATTGGGGAAAAGTTTGCTTCCTCTCTACTCCTGATGGTGAAAATTGTGGGCTTGTTAAGAATCTGGCTACCACAGCTCTTGTGAGTACGAACATAGTGAAATCTGTAGTGGAATCAATAGTTGACACGTTGTTTGATTCTGGAATGGAGAAAGTGGTTAATGATACGTCAAGCTCACTTGATGGGAAAGATAAGGTCTTTCTGAATGGGGAATGGGTTGGTGTTTGTGAAgattctcttttctttgctgctGAACTTAGAAGAAAACGACGCAGGAGAGAATTGCCGTATCAG GTGGAAATTAAAAGAGATGAGCATAAAGGAGAGGTGCGGATCTTTACTGATGCTGGGAGGATTCTACGCCCGCTTTTAGTTGTTGAAAATCTGTTCAAACTAAAAGCATTCAAGGGCAAGGAAAATTATGCTTTCCAGCCCCTTTTAGACAAGGGGATTGTTGAACTCATTGGAGCTGAAGAGGAAGAAGATTGTCGCACGGCATGGGGTATCAGGTACCTCTTAACAGAAGTTGAGGGGAAGCAACCTGTCAAGTACACGCATTGTGAGCTGGACATGTCATTTCTTTTGGGTTTAAGCTGTGGAATCATTCCATTTGCCAATCATGATCATGCGCGGAGGGTTCTCTACCAAGCCCAGAAACATTCTCAGCAGGCAATTGGGTTCTCTACAACGAACCCAAACATCAGGGTGGACACTTTGTCGCACCAGATGTATTATCCCCAAAGGCCACTCTTCCATACGATGACTGCTGATTGTCTTGGTAAATCTGGATTTCCTCTTGGTCAGAATAGATTGGATCCGAAGCCAGAACTCTACAATGGCCAGAATGCTATTGTGGCTGTAAATGTTCATCTTGGTTACAACCAAGAGGATTCCTTGGTAATGAACCGGGCCTCGATAGAGCGTGGGATGTTCCGCACCGAACATGTAAGAAGTTACAAAGCTGAAGTAGATAACAAGGAAATCCAGGAGAAGAGGCGGAAGGCTGAAGATATTGTAAACTTTGGAAAAACGGAAAGTAAGATTGGACGGGTGGACAGTCTTGATGATGATGGTTTTCCTTATATTGGTGCTTCCCTGCAGTCTGGTGACATTGTCATTGGGAGGTTTGCAGAATCTGGAGCTGATCATGGTGTAAAACTGAAGCACACCGAAAGAGGCATGGTTCAGAAAGTTGTGTTATCTTCAAATGATGATGGGAAAAATTTTGCTGTGGTATCTCTGAGACAG GTTCGTTCTCCCTGTCTTGGAGACAAGTTCTCAAGCATGCATGGGCAAAAGGGGGTCCTTGGTTTTCTGGAGTCTCATGAGAACTTTCCTTTCACAACTCAAGGAATAGTTCCTGATATCGTGATTAACCCACATGCATTTCCTTCACGACAAACACCTGGTCAACTCTTGGAGGCTGCCTTGGGAAAGGGGATTGCCTGTGGTGGGTCAAAGAAACATGCCACCCCTTTCTCCACTCTCTCCATAGATGCCATTACAGAACAGCTTCACAG GGTTGGGTTTTCAAGATGGGGAAATGAGAGAGTTTACAATGGTCGGACTGGTGAGATGGTTCGGTCACTCATATTTATGGGTCCAACATTTTACCAGCGTCTTGTCCACATGGCTGAAGACAAAGTGAAATTTCGTAACACTGGACCTGTGCATCCACTTACAAGGCAGCCAGTTGCAGACCGGAAACGTTATGGCGGGATCAAATTTGGTGAGATGGAGCGGGACTGCCTTATTGCTCATGGTGCATCAGCCAACTTGCATGAGCGCCTCTTCACGCTTAGCGATTGCTCACAGATGCATGTATGTCAGAATTGCAAAAATGTTGCAAATGTTATTGAACGGACCGTAGCAGCTGGTCGGAAGATTAGGGGACCCTATTGCCGGGTTTGCCAGTCAGGGGATGAGATTGTGAAGGTTAGTGTGCCGTATGGTGCCAAGTTACTGTGCCAGGAACTATTCAGCATGGGGATTAGTCTGAAATTTGAGACACAGCTTTGTTGA
- the LOC107953737 gene encoding 3-hydroxyisobutyryl-CoA hydrolase-like protein 2, mitochondrial, with protein MQRVKALIVRHSFQTLRFLSHQRCFSAQPNYAPYHDFQDQVLVEGRAKSRAAILNRPFALNSLTTSMASRLKKLYESWEENPDIGFVILKGNGRAFCSGVDAVALYHLHNEGKVEDCKRFLETLYKFVYLQGTYLKPHVAILDGITMGCGGGISLPGMFHLVTDKTVFAHPEAQLGFHPDSGASFYLSRLPGYLGECLALTGEKLNGVEMIACGLATHYCLNARLSWVKECLGNMMNDDPTVIESSLAQYGDLVYPDRSSILHRIETIDKCFCHDTIEEIIDSLENEAAGAYDDWCRTVLRKMKEASPLSLNVTLRSIREGRFQSLDQCLAREYRMSLAAISKHVSNDFSEGVRARLVDKDFAPKWDPPRVEEVSKDMVEYYFTPLGELEPELLLPTALREPYI; from the exons ATGCAGAGAGTGAAAGCTTTAATAGTAAGGCATTCCTTTCAAACACTTAGGTTCCTCTCCCATCAGAGATGCTTCTCTGCTCAGCCTAACTATGCCCCATATCATGATTTCCAGGACCag GTTTTAGTGGAAGGGAGAGCAAAATCAAGAGCCGCCATTCTCAATAGACCTTTTGCTCTCAATTCACTTACCACTTCAATG GCATCTCGGTTGAAGAAATTGTATGAATCATGGGAAGAGAACCCTGACATTGGATTTGTCATACTGAAG GGTAATGGCAGGGCTTTCTGTTCTGGTGTTGATGCTGTTGCTCTTTATCACTTACATAATGAAG GGAAAGTTGAAGATTGTAAAAGATTTCTCGAGACACTATATAAGTTTGTATACTTACAAGGAACGTATTTGAAGCCGCAT GTTGCAATCTTGGACGGTATAACAATGGGATGTGGAGGTGGAATATCTCTCCCTGGGATGTTTCATTTAGTAACCGATAAAACT GTTTTTGCTCATCCAGAGGCTCAATTGGGGTTCCATCCTGATTCAGGGGCTTCATTTTATCTTTCTCGCCTACCTGGTTACTTAG GGGAATGCTTAGCTCTAACGGGAGAAAAGTTGAATGGTGTCGAAATGATTGCCTGTGGCCTGGCTACCCATTATTGCTTAAATGCT CGACTTTCTTGGGTCAAAGAATGCCTTGGTAACATGATGAATGATGATCCCACTGTCATAGAATCTTCTCTTGCACAATATGGTGACCTTGTTTATCCAGATAGGAGCAGCATTCTTCACAG GATTGAGACAATTGATAAATGTTTCTGCCATGACACTATTGAGGAAATTATTGATTCTCTG GAAAATGAGGCCGCTGGTGCTTATGATGATTGGTGCAGGACAGTGCTCAGAAAAATGAAAGAAGCCTCACCATTGAGCTTGAATGTTACTCTACGATCT ATACGAGAAGGTAGATTTCAATCTCTTGATCAGTGTCTGGCACGTGAATATCGTATGTCTCTTGCTGCAATCTCCAAACATGTCTCTAATGATTTCTCCGAG GGTGTCCGGGCCCGGTTAGTGGACAAGGATTTTGCTCCCAAG TGGGATCCTCCAAGGGTGGAAGAGGTGAGCAAAGACATGGTAGAGTACTATTTCACCCCACTTGGGGAATTAGAGCCGGAATTGCTGCTGCCAACAGCATTGAGAGAACCTTATATATGA